The DNA window CTCAATATTTGTACGAATCCAAGGCAGAATACGACGATGGTCATAATCACAATCAGTGCTACAATACCTCTTTTCCCACGTATTGCTGCGATTCCTTCCTTCATTTCACTACGTAAGCTCAGATGGGCATCTTCCCTGCGTTTCGATACCATTCCTTTCTTCACAGCGGCTATTATCAATACAGTTGTAAAGAATGTAAGCATATCGATAATGATCAGCGTGCTGATCGTCGTAATCTGCAACAAGAATCCCGCTATGACTGGAGAAATGATAAGTTTAGCACTGCTTGCGATTTGAACCATGCCGCCAGCCTTAGCAAAATCTTCTTCCGATAATAAATCCGTAATAGTCGCTTTAAATGCCGGTTCCATCAAAGCTGTAAAAATAGAGCTAACGCCTACACCAACACAGATGACTGCAATTGAAGGATTTCCGCTCATAACGGAGACAAGACATATAACCAACCCAAGACCGGACAACAATTCTCCTAGAATCATCATCAACCTTCTATCATAACGATCCGCCAAGACACCTCCCACAGGAGCCAAAAGAATGGATGGGAGGAAGGCGCAAATACTGACAAGGGATGTTGCCGTAACTGAACCTGTTAGTGCCAATACATAGATGGCAATACCAAAGTCCGTTAATCCGCTACCAACACTTGATATCATCTGGCCAATCACCAGTAACCTAAACTTCTTCATTGCCACCTTCCTTTAATCCTATGTTTTTGTCACCGACCATCGGTCGATAGAGGGTAAAAAAATTATATACGAATGTCCTTCCATCTATGATAGTTGTCCAAACATCCGCATAAATTCTTGCAATTCTCCTTCTTTTGTTCCCAACATTCGTTCTGCATTACATAAAAACGCCTGTATTTTCCTAGGAAACTCCTCGTCTTTAAATTCCATAACATTACAATCAAACATCATATGTCCCAACAGTAATATGGACTCTGTGCATTCTATCGGGTAATCCATATGGAAAATCCCCTGGTCAATACCTTCTAACACAGGCTCTTGCAAAATCGGTGTCATACGCTTAAGCATTGCCCTTACATATAAATGTTCCAGCTTTGCATTTTCGACCTTATGAATTTCTTCTTTTATCTCATCCGATCCTTCAAACTCCGGTGTCTGTGCCATGATTGCCATCATAATACGACTTACTAACGGAATAGATTTATCCTTTACAATCTTCTCTGCCCTCCTGGCTCCTTCTTCAACGATATCAAGAATGATGGCTTCCAGTACTTCTTCCTTAGAAGTAAAGTAATAATAAAAGGTGCCTTTTGCAATATCCACAATCTTTAGAATATCGTTAATAGAAGTCTGATCATAACCTTTATTAACAAATAATTCACGCGCAGCAACTAAAATTTCTCGTCTTCGTACTTCTCCTTCTTTGACTGTTTTCATATCATACTCCATTTCTACCGACCGTCGGTCTATACATCCATAATATACCTGTTAAAAGGAATGTCAAGATATTAAATTCACCGTAAACGGAAATTGGCCGTCACCTGGTTGTTTGTCAGGTAACCTGCACATGGTCACGCACAATATAGGAATCTCTCCCTCATCTCATAAATATAGTGTAGTAGAGAGGGATGATGCACGTGGGTAACCTTAATGAACAAGCGCAATGGGCGATCTTTCTAGCTGCCATCTGTGAGCAGACCTATTCACAATTTTCAAATACAGATGGTTCATTCGTCGTTCCAGTGAATTATGAAATCTGTGATACAATTCAAGCGAAATCCATCAGTAATGTGTGGGAACCTTTTGGATTTATTCTACAATCACAACAAGACATTATTATAGCTTTTCGGGGAACTAGTTCAACGACCAATTGGATATCTAACGTACTCGCCTCACAAAAGAGATTCAAATATATTAAGGTAGATTGCTTAACACATCGCGGCTTTACAGGCATCTATTCGTCAGCTCGTAGTGAAATTATCTCCAGACTCTCTACTTTGTCTTCAGATAAGACATTATACGTTACAGGCCATAGTCTCGGGGGAGCGCTTGCTACCTTATGTGCTATTGATATTGCCGCCAATACCACCTTCAACTCGCCGAACTTGTTTACTTATGGTTCCCCACGTGTTGGCGATCCGGACTTTGCGAATGCATTTAAGAAATATATTTGTAACAGCTACCGTATTGCCAATCCCTTTGACGTTGTACCCCATGCTCCTCCAACGATCTACAAGCTGCCTAAGCGAGAAAAAAAATTCTATTACAGTCATGTTCAGACCCTTTCGTCACTGCCATTCCAGAATGGGTCCGTGAGTGCTAATCATATTATCGGAAGCTATTTCACAGAGCTTGCTAAGCTAGAGCCGCAATTTACAGAACAATTATGTGCAACGAATCCTGGATTCTGTCCAGCCACTGAGTTGAAATCAGAAGAGTAGGCCGAACGCTAACCTACTACTCTAATTTTTTACAGAGCCAACAATGTGATAAGTATAATGATTTCTCCGCAAGAAACTACAAAAGGTAACTTCAAATGAAGTTACCTTGGCATTAAATGAAATCCATTTTTATTAATGCTTCAATATGTGAAGGATGATACATAGCCATTCCGGTTTTCATCCTTCTAAATCCTTGTTCTTCATACCAAGAAATCGTATCTGGATGGGTATACAGCACGACATTACAGTTAGCGGTTTCTTCTAAAATCAATGAAATAATTTGTTTACCCAAGCCATGACGATGATAAGCTTCATCAACGGCAATGTTATAAATAGCTGCTTGTGAAATACCGTCAGATAAAGCTCTACCACAGCCAATCACTTTTTCTCCATCTACTATGAATACATTCACAGCACTATTCTCGAAAGCGAACTTCGTTTCAGCTGGTGTAAAATCCGTTAATCCAAAGCCATTCAATAGATCGGTTACTTGTGTCCAATCAATATTGTTTCGATTTTTTTGAAATATGTATGCCATATGGATCCCTCATTTAGATCGCAAATTCTGGTTCTTGATCACGATAATAATTAGCAAGAAATTGCTTGGTTCTTTCTGATTTCGGATGTGAAAATACTTCTTGCGGCGTTCCGTCTTCTACAATTCTACCTTGATCAAGAAATATAACTCTTGTGGCGACCTTACGAACAAAATTCATTTCGTGTGAAACTAGCAACATCGTATTTCCTTCTTCCGCCGTCTTCTTAATCGTGTCCAATACTTCGCCGACAAGCTCGGGGTCTAGTGCAGAGGTTGGTTCATCAAAGAGCAATATCTTGGGTTGCATGGCCAAAGCCCGAGCGATCGCTACACGTTGTTGTTGCCCACCAGATAACTGCTTGGGGTAATGATTCACCCTATCGGATAATCCCACTTTCGCAAGTTGTAAGTGAGCAATTTTCCGAGCTTCCTCCTTAGGTAATTTCTTCACTACAATTAATCCTTCCATCACATTTTCAAGCGCGGTCTTTTGACGGAACAGATTAAATTGTTGAAATACCATAGCCGTACTTTTTCTTAGCTCGATTACCTCTTTTTTCGTTTTCTTTGCTGTATTAACTATAAGCTCATCTATTCGAATCGTTCCTGCGTCTGGTACTTCGAGAAGATTAATGGCTCTTAATAATGTGGATTTCCCTGCACCTGACGAACCTATTACCGCAACAACATCGCCTCTTTTTATCGTCAAGTCTATATGGTCTAAGACCATATTATGATGGAATGATTTCGTTAATCCACTGATCTCAATCAAGGATGACATCTCCTTTTCTCTTTCTCAGGCTTTTAAAATCAATATCTAGTCGTCTTTCAAGCAGAGCAATCGCACGTTCAATCAATATCGTCATACCCCAATAAATTAAGGCCAAGGAACAGTAGGACTCGAAAAATCGAAGATTATTCCCGGCTAATATTCTAGATTGTGCCGTGATCTCAACTACAGAACATACAAAGGCGAGAGAGGTTCCCTTCATTAGACCAATCAGTGCATTCCCTAGCGTGGGTAGCGCAACAATAAAAGCTTCTGGAAGAATAATTCGTTTTAAGACTTGCCCATATGTCATGCCTAACGAATGTGCTGCCTCAATCTGTCCTTTATCAACTGATAGTAAGGCAGCCCGAATAATTTCAGAGCTATACGCTGCTTCATTCAGCGATAAGGCAAGCAATACATAAAATATAGAAGGAATAGAATTCACGTTATAACCTGTGTCATGATAAAAATTATAATATTTCAAAATTAATGGAATACCGGCATAAGTTAAGTACAATTGCACTAGAATCGGGGTTCCTCTTATAAAAGAAATAAAGACCACACTCAGTTGATAGAGAACGGGTATCTTTTTTATTTTGATAAGAGCTAGTAGGAGTCCTAAGAGGAGTCCTACTAGCATGGATATAGCTGTTAATTCAATTGTAACAGGCAGGTATTTAAGAAGTTTGGGGATCAGTGTAAACACTAATTCAATATCAAATATGTTTGGCATAGATTACATCCCCTATTGAATTTCCGGCGCAAAGTCACCATTCAGGTATTTTTCACTTAACTTTGAGATGGTTCCGTCTTCGATCAATTCTTTAATACGTTGATTAACATCTTTCGTTAACTGTTCACTATTCTTTCCTTTACTAAGAATTAGGTAACTGTAAGGTACCCCAATTCGATCCGAATCTTCTTGAGACAGGGGAATGGCTTTTAGCTTCAAACCATATTCTTTGATATACAATTGCAGCATTGCTGCATCAATTAAGTTAAAATCATCTGCACCACTTTCAACATTTTGCAAAACCGTAGCAAGCTCAGCTTCAGAATAATTTAGAACTACCGGTTTTTTAGCAAATTGCTTATTATAATTTTCCAAAGCCACGGTGTAATTCACGCTAGGACTTACTGAAGTCTTCTTCCCTTCCAAATCGGCAAAGGTTTTGATATCATCTCGGCCTTCAGCAACAGCAATCACGAACTGATTTTTAAATATCGGGTCGGAATAGATATATTTTTCTTTTCTCTCAGCGTTGCTAGCAAAATTGTTTGCGCCAATCTGATAACGATCTGAATCTAGTCCAGCAAATATCGATGGGAACTCTGTTTTTTCAATGTTAATCTTGTATTGGGGTAAGCCTTCGAAAATAGCCTTCACGACCTGAATGTCATAACCATCGATCTCATTACTATCATTTACATACGAGAATGGTTTTGGAGCACCACCCGTAGCAATATTAATCGTTGTTGTTTCCGTTTTTGCAGCATCAGCACTGGCACTGGCATTTTTATCAGATGAATTGCCATTTCCGCAAGCTACAACCCCGACGAACAACACAATTGCCGCGATACTTAACCCTAGTTTTCTCCACGTATTCATCTTCATTTCCCCCTATGTTCTACTCTTGAATTTATTCTCTGGGTCTGAACTTTTTTCTTGTCTATTTTGAGGTTCTGACCATAATCCATCAAAATCAATCTCATTCCAAAAACGTGTATTGTAATCAATAAAGATGGTTTCTTTATTCCCATTTGATTTAGCCAAATCCCGTAGATACGTGTTGTTCTTAAATGCTGGAACCTGATATAAATCACGCGCATAACCCCAAATGTTGTTAAAATCAATAATACGATTACGGATCGGACCCAAATTTTTGAAATAATATGTATCAAAGCGAGCTAGAGTTACAAATAAACGGACATCGGAATCTGTGACATAGTCCCCAAACAAAAATCGATTGGTTTCTAATCTTTCCTCAATAGAATCAAACGCTGCATACAGGTGATTGAACGCATCATTATATGCTTCTAAAGATTGGGCGAACATGGCCTTATAAACACCGTTATTGACGTGATCAAATAAGAAATCATTGTACTTATCAATTTCTTCTCTTAATTCCACCGGATATAAATCAGGTGCTCCTTCTTTATGAAATGGTGCAAATTCATTCTCTAAATAATTAGTCAACCAGACGTAATCGTTATTCACTACTTTCTTAGTCGTAATGTCAACCACTGCCGGTACGGTTGGTCTTCCTTTAAAATCAGGATCACCATTTGCGTAAAGTTCGCTTAGAAATTGCACACCTAATACTGGATCCGTATTATTCTCATCATTGACAAATTCCCATCCGAGATTTAGTTCATGCTTCCCGTGTCCTACTAGATTAATGCTGATTACATCTTCTAAGCCTAATAATTCTCTCACGATTGAGGCACGATTAGACCAATGGCATCCCTTCGCCCAAATTAACCGGTAACGACCTGCTTCCACAGGCAAGTTACCTTCTCCCTCTCCAAAGGGTGTATCAAAGCGATTCTTTTGCCGAATAAAGTATCCTTTTTCGTCGATTTCATGTTCTGTCTCTTTAGGTCTAACACGTACATTTGCACTTTGTGTCATTTACTTCTCCTCCTTAAATTTTAGTACTCTACCATGTTCCGTAAGCCACCCAGTTAAATCTGGACCTTTGGGTAAAATTTTCGAAAACGTACGGTTGGGATCATTCGTAATGGATAGATGATAATGCGCTTTAATCGCTGCAAAATCAGTTGTATCCCCAAAGCCTGGTGTTTGATATAAGTCTCTGGCATAACCCCATAAATTCGGAAAATCCACCAGCCGATTGCGATTGACTCTGAACGCTGTATTGTAGGCAATATCAAAGCGAGCAAGTGTCACATACAAACGAACGTCCGCATCCGTTAATTGACTGCCAAATAAATAACGCTGCGTAGCTAATCGTTCCTCTATCTCATCAAGTAATTGAAAGACTCCATCATAGGCTTGCTCATATGCCTCTTGAGAGCGGGCAAATCCTGCCTTATATACACCATTATTAATACCGTGAAAAATCCGCTCATTTAGCTCACGAATGTCTTGTTGTAATTCATCTGGAAATAAATCTGGTGCTCCCTCTTTGTGCAGCTCTTTCCAAGCTGTTGCCAAATAGTAGGTCAATTCGTGATAGTCATTATTGACTACGGTTTGTGTTGTAATATCAACGACAGCTGGTACAGTGGGCCTGCCTGCATATTCAGGTTCCGTATTGAAATAAACCTCACTGATATAATGAATACCTAATATCGGGTCCACGTTCTTGTCATCTAGTGTAAATGCCCAGTCCACTCGATCAATTTTCGGTCGTAGCGGATCCGCCGTCCCAACACTTATCACTTCTTCTAACCCAAGCAATTTTCTTACAATAATAGAACGATGCGCCCATGGACATACAGGTGACCATAATATTCGATATCGATTTGCTTCGACTGGCAGCTCTGCTTCGTTCTGTCCAAATGGAGTAGTAAAACGATTTTCCTGCCGTTTGAAGGCACCTGTTGTTTCGATTTCAGCAAGTTTTTCTGTCATCTGCGCATCCCTCCTCTTTAAAATCTATTTCTATCATGAGGTTCATTCCAAATAGATATATCAGGACCCTTAGCTAAAATTTGATATGGATTTTCCGCATGATTTCCTAAGTGATAACCTCTCTTTATGGAATCAAAATCTGTTGTATCTCCGAAACCTGGTGTCTGATATAAATCCTTTGCATAGTTCCAAATATTAGGGAAGTCAACGATTCGATTACGATTCGTTCTGAACACGGAATAGTAAGCCACATCAAAACGTACTAGTGTCACATAGAAACGAACATCTGCATCTGTGATTTTATCGCCAAATAAATATCTTCTAGATGAAAGTCTTTCTTCTAATTGATCTAATCTAGCAAATAACACATCATACGCTTGTTCATAGGCTTCTTGCGAATGAGCAAATCCGGCTTTGTACACGCCATTGTTCACTTCATGGAATAAGGTATCATTAAATTCATCAATATCAGCTCTTAAGTCCAGCGGATATAAATCAGGTGCATTTTCTTTATGAAATGGCTTAAAGGCTGTTTCAAAATAATTAGTTAATCTGAAGTAATCATTATTAACTACCTTTCTCGTAGTTACATCCACTACAGTCGGTACGGTTGCTCTTCCATGGTATGTGGGATCTGTCTCTGCATAAATTTCAGGTAAATAACGAATACCCAGTATAGGATCAACGCCACCTTCGTCTAACGAAAATTCCCAACCATTTTCAGTCCGAACAGGACTCGTGGTGCCAAGGCTAATCACATCTTGTAATCCCAACAATTCACGGACAATCACTGCACGATGTGCCCAAGGACAAATTCTTGCCCACAGTAAGCGATAGCGTCCTGCTTCAACCGATAGCTCTTCAGGTCCATCACCGAAAGGAGTCGTAAAGCGATTTTTCTGGCGATTAAAAGCACCTTCCTTTGTAATTTCATTAACATCTTCGTGATTAACGATTTGCGTATCCAAGATCGTATTATTTTCCTTTGTCATAATTACCTACCTCTTTTCAGTTGATTTCTTTTTCTGTATAAACAATGGGAATTGTGGATTCAATTTTTATTTCCGGTTTCGCGATATACCCTAAGCTTTCATAAAAGCCTACCGCTTGTTGTTGACTCGTAATTACAATCTTAGGATGACGACCAATTTCTGTTATCCACTTCTCGGCTGCCTCAATTACGATTCGTCCATATCCCTTATTCTGTAATTCCGGAATGACCCCTACCCTTTCAATCTTGGCGTACTCTTGGTGCTCTAAATTAATGCGTGCAGTTGCAACAGCGGTTTTATTGTCTTCTAGTAATATGTAATTGTATTTTTGACCATAAACTTCATCAAATTCTAATTCTTTTGGAATTCCCTGTCCGTTAACGAATGTTTTGTTCCTTACTTCGTAGACATCGGCTAATTGCCAAACCGAATCAACCCTGTAGACTTCCGTCATTCATACTACCCCCTAAAATAAAACTTCTCCGGTTTATTCAATGATTTGTACATCTTATATAACCTATTTAGTTCATCGAAATTATATTACTATAATTCCTACCTGTAAACTCGGTAATGTTTTTTTCCATATTATATGTATTGCTTTCTATTGTCAATACACAATTTGGAAGAATAAATAAAAAAATAAGCTGCTTCCGGCACTTTACCAGAAACAGCTTATTTTTTATTTACAAACAGAATTCAAGACTAGCATTAATCCGTTAAAATCGCGTTTGCGATTAGCCTGTCTAACCTGCGGATGTCCACTCCTTTTTGCAATTTCACTTTGATATGGCCCGCACGTGTCCACAATTCAACCTCAGCATTAACATCAAGAAACTTCCCTGCGTTCTCAGTGGACCACATATTAATTGAAGAATACGGCAAGGAGTAAATCTCCACCTTTTTGCCTGTAATCCCTTGTACATCTTTCACGATCAATCTTTTATTTGTAAAAATCGCGTTGTCTCGAATCGTTTTATAAGCAGCAACAGCTACTTCACCTGCCACTAACAAGTCACTAACATCTTGTGGGATAGGACACTCTGATACAAAAGTCCATTCTAACATAAATTGTAGTTCTGCCATCTACTTAACCTCCTAATAATAGGTTTATTCAATAAGCTATCATTCGACAGCATCTCCCAATTTCCTTCTTATTCCATATCGCAAATGAT is part of the Paenibacillus segetis genome and encodes:
- a CDS encoding GNAT family N-acetyltransferase, coding for MTEVYRVDSVWQLADVYEVRNKTFVNGQGIPKELEFDEVYGQKYNYILLEDNKTAVATARINLEHQEYAKIERVGVIPELQNKGYGRIVIEAAEKWITEIGRHPKIVITSQQQAVGFYESLGYIAKPEIKIESTIPIVYTEKEIN
- a CDS encoding transporter substrate-binding domain-containing protein; this translates as MNTWRKLGLSIAAIVLFVGVVACGNGNSSDKNASASADAAKTETTTINIATGGAPKPFSYVNDSNEIDGYDIQVVKAIFEGLPQYKINIEKTEFPSIFAGLDSDRYQIGANNFASNAERKEKYIYSDPIFKNQFVIAVAEGRDDIKTFADLEGKKTSVSPSVNYTVALENYNKQFAKKPVVLNYSEAELATVLQNVESGADDFNLIDAAMLQLYIKEYGLKLKAIPLSQEDSDRIGVPYSYLILSKGKNSEQLTKDVNQRIKELIEDGTISKLSEKYLNGDFAPEIQ
- a CDS encoding amino acid ABC transporter permease — its product is MPNIFDIELVFTLIPKLLKYLPVTIELTAISMLVGLLLGLLLALIKIKKIPVLYQLSVVFISFIRGTPILVQLYLTYAGIPLILKYYNFYHDTGYNVNSIPSIFYVLLALSLNEAAYSSEIIRAALLSVDKGQIEAAHSLGMTYGQVLKRIILPEAFIVALPTLGNALIGLMKGTSLAFVCSVVEITAQSRILAGNNLRFFESYCSLALIYWGMTILIERAIALLERRLDIDFKSLRKRKGDVILD
- a CDS encoding GNAT family N-acetyltransferase is translated as MAYIFQKNRNNIDWTQVTDLLNGFGLTDFTPAETKFAFENSAVNVFIVDGEKVIGCGRALSDGISQAAIYNIAVDEAYHRHGLGKQIISLILEETANCNVVLYTHPDTISWYEEQGFRRMKTGMAMYHPSHIEALIKMDFI
- a CDS encoding amino acid ABC transporter ATP-binding protein, giving the protein MIEISGLTKSFHHNMVLDHIDLTIKRGDVVAVIGSSGAGKSTLLRAINLLEVPDAGTIRIDELIVNTAKKTKKEVIELRKSTAMVFQQFNLFRQKTALENVMEGLIVVKKLPKEEARKIAHLQLAKVGLSDRVNHYPKQLSGGQQQRVAIARALAMQPKILLFDEPTSALDPELVGEVLDTIKKTAEEGNTMLLVSHEMNFVRKVATRVIFLDQGRIVEDGTPQEVFSHPKSERTKQFLANYYRDQEPEFAI
- a CDS encoding lipase family protein, whose protein sequence is MGNLNEQAQWAIFLAAICEQTYSQFSNTDGSFVVPVNYEICDTIQAKSISNVWEPFGFILQSQQDIIIAFRGTSSTTNWISNVLASQKRFKYIKVDCLTHRGFTGIYSSARSEIISRLSTLSSDKTLYVTGHSLGGALATLCAIDIAANTTFNSPNLFTYGSPRVGDPDFANAFKKYICNSYRIANPFDVVPHAPPTIYKLPKREKKFYYSHVQTLSSLPFQNGSVSANHIIGSYFTELAKLEPQFTEQLCATNPGFCPATELKSEE
- a CDS encoding glutathione S-transferase C-terminal domain-containing protein encodes the protein MTQSANVRVRPKETEHEIDEKGYFIRQKNRFDTPFGEGEGNLPVEAGRYRLIWAKGCHWSNRASIVRELLGLEDVISINLVGHGKHELNLGWEFVNDENNTDPVLGVQFLSELYANGDPDFKGRPTVPAVVDITTKKVVNNDYVWLTNYLENEFAPFHKEGAPDLYPVELREEIDKYNDFLFDHVNNGVYKAMFAQSLEAYNDAFNHLYAAFDSIEERLETNRFLFGDYVTDSDVRLFVTLARFDTYYFKNLGPIRNRIIDFNNIWGYARDLYQVPAFKNNTYLRDLAKSNGNKETIFIDYNTRFWNEIDFDGLWSEPQNRQEKSSDPENKFKSRT
- a CDS encoding glutathione S-transferase family protein is translated as MTEKLAEIETTGAFKRQENRFTTPFGQNEAELPVEANRYRILWSPVCPWAHRSIIVRKLLGLEEVISVGTADPLRPKIDRVDWAFTLDDKNVDPILGIHYISEVYFNTEPEYAGRPTVPAVVDITTQTVVNNDYHELTYYLATAWKELHKEGAPDLFPDELQQDIRELNERIFHGINNGVYKAGFARSQEAYEQAYDGVFQLLDEIEERLATQRYLFGSQLTDADVRLYVTLARFDIAYNTAFRVNRNRLVDFPNLWGYARDLYQTPGFGDTTDFAAIKAHYHLSITNDPNRTFSKILPKGPDLTGWLTEHGRVLKFKEEK
- a CDS encoding MFS transporter, producing MKKFRLLVIGQMISSVGSGLTDFGIAIYVLALTGSVTATSLVSICAFLPSILLAPVGGVLADRYDRRLMMILGELLSGLGLVICLVSVMSGNPSIAVICVGVGVSSIFTALMEPAFKATITDLLSEEDFAKAGGMVQIASSAKLIISPVIAGFLLQITTISTLIIIDMLTFFTTVLIIAAVKKGMVSKRREDAHLSLRSEMKEGIAAIRGKRGIVALIVIMTIVVFCLGFVQILSKPLILAFAGETELGILTTVCAFGMLAGSIAISLMKNTQSYVRLLSLGLLGCGIFFALMGVKENLVLIAMFGFMMFVFMPAIQIGAEVLIRKNLDNEVQGRAFGMISFITQLGYIVAYILSGVLSDYVFEPLMLGDSLFAIQIGKVIGIGEGRGIALLILIAGILLAIVGVIVSRLKSVKTLERRLNRE
- a CDS encoding glutathione S-transferase family protein codes for the protein MTKENNTILDTQIVNHEDVNEITKEGAFNRQKNRFTTPFGDGPEELSVEAGRYRLLWARICPWAHRAVIVRELLGLQDVISLGTTSPVRTENGWEFSLDEGGVDPILGIRYLPEIYAETDPTYHGRATVPTVVDVTTRKVVNNDYFRLTNYFETAFKPFHKENAPDLYPLDLRADIDEFNDTLFHEVNNGVYKAGFAHSQEAYEQAYDVLFARLDQLEERLSSRRYLFGDKITDADVRFYVTLVRFDVAYYSVFRTNRNRIVDFPNIWNYAKDLYQTPGFGDTTDFDSIKRGYHLGNHAENPYQILAKGPDISIWNEPHDRNRF
- a CDS encoding PH domain-containing protein; this translates as MAELQFMLEWTFVSECPIPQDVSDLLVAGEVAVAAYKTIRDNAIFTNKRLIVKDVQGITGKKVEIYSLPYSSINMWSTENAGKFLDVNAEVELWTRAGHIKVKLQKGVDIRRLDRLIANAILTD
- a CDS encoding TetR/AcrR family transcriptional regulator; this encodes MKTVKEGEVRRREILVAARELFVNKGYDQTSINDILKIVDIAKGTFYYYFTSKEEVLEAIILDIVEEGARRAEKIVKDKSIPLVSRIMMAIMAQTPEFEGSDEIKEEIHKVENAKLEHLYVRAMLKRMTPILQEPVLEGIDQGIFHMDYPIECTESILLLGHMMFDCNVMEFKDEEFPRKIQAFLCNAERMLGTKEGELQEFMRMFGQLS